One genomic segment of Streptomyces sp. RerS4 includes these proteins:
- a CDS encoding nitroreductase family deazaflavin-dependent oxidoreductase: protein MSPATPLNRRGVKLMQKVSSTMMFAKIAPHFIPAMDKAVHRLTRGRVLLSARMLPGVILTARGAKTGEPRTTPLACMPEDGGASWLLIGSNFGRPGHPAWTGNLLKHPDADVNWQGRDIPVRARLLAGAERAEAWQAVLGFWPPYATYQARIEREIRLFRLERR, encoded by the coding sequence ATGTCTCCCGCGACCCCCCTGAACCGACGCGGCGTCAAGCTCATGCAGAAGGTCTCGTCGACCATGATGTTCGCCAAGATCGCACCGCACTTCATCCCGGCCATGGACAAGGCCGTGCACCGGTTGACCCGCGGCAGGGTACTGCTGAGCGCCCGCATGCTGCCCGGAGTGATCCTCACCGCGCGGGGCGCGAAGACGGGCGAGCCGCGTACGACCCCGCTCGCGTGCATGCCGGAGGACGGAGGCGCGAGCTGGCTGCTGATCGGCTCCAACTTCGGCCGCCCCGGCCACCCGGCCTGGACCGGGAACCTGCTCAAGCACCCGGACGCGGACGTCAACTGGCAGGGACGGGACATCCCCGTACGGGCCCGGCTGCTGGCGGGGGCCGAGCGCGCGGAGGCGTGGCAGGCGGTGCTCGGGTTCTGGCCGCCGTACGCGACGTACCAGGCGCGCATCGAACGCGAGATCAGGCTGTTCCGCCTGGAGCGCCGCTGA
- a CDS encoding TetR family transcriptional regulator, whose product MTGQVRTVDGRVAGRRGQATRQKLLDCLGEMLSSSPYRDVKVIDVARKAGTSPATFYQYFPDVEGAVLEIAEQMATEGAQLTTLVEGRNWVGKAGWAAAEELVEGFLDFWRRNDAILRVVDLGAAEGDKRFYKIRMKILNSVTNSLTESMKELQAKGKVDKDLSPAAMAGSLVAMLAAVASHQKGFQTWGVKQAELKPNLALLVHLGVTGKKPTR is encoded by the coding sequence ATGACAGGACAAGTACGCACCGTCGACGGGCGTGTCGCCGGCCGGCGCGGCCAGGCGACGCGGCAGAAGCTGCTCGACTGCCTCGGCGAGATGCTCAGCTCCTCGCCGTACCGCGACGTCAAGGTGATCGACGTCGCCCGCAAGGCCGGCACCTCCCCCGCGACCTTCTACCAGTACTTCCCGGACGTCGAGGGTGCCGTCCTGGAGATCGCCGAGCAAATGGCCACCGAGGGCGCGCAGTTGACGACGCTCGTCGAGGGCCGCAACTGGGTCGGCAAGGCCGGCTGGGCGGCCGCGGAGGAACTCGTCGAGGGCTTCCTGGACTTCTGGCGTCGCAACGACGCGATCCTGCGGGTCGTGGACCTGGGCGCGGCCGAGGGTGACAAGCGGTTCTACAAGATCCGCATGAAGATCCTGAACTCCGTCACCAACTCCCTTACGGAGTCGATGAAGGAGCTCCAGGCCAAGGGCAAGGTCGACAAGGACCTGAGCCCGGCGGCGATGGCGGGATCCCTGGTCGCGATGCTGGCCGCGGTCGCCTCGCACCAGAAGGGGTTCCAGACCTGGGGCGTCAAGCAGGCCGAACTCAAGCCGAACCTGGCGCTGCTCGTGCACCTGGGCGTCACCGGGAAGAAGCCGACCCGGTAG
- a CDS encoding VOC family protein, which produces MAAFAEGSPCWVDASLPDVEAGKRFYGELFGWTFADSAGAEYGYYTQAYSRGRNVAALAPKPDGRMPTVWGVYLYTADAYACAARIRAAGGQMVMDPQPVGPYGIAAMAADPGGAVFGLWQPGTHHGFDAQNEPYTYCWAEVYTRARDAVDVFYANVFGYVPQDQDDDASGVEFRVWSPPGSAPGPDTAVLGRSLITDAFPEIMPAHFLVYFAVPDCDQSVATVQRLGGRVTADPFDTPYGRIAVVADNQGAVFALLSEPRVKSGT; this is translated from the coding sequence ATGGCCGCATTCGCCGAAGGCTCGCCCTGCTGGGTCGACGCCTCGCTCCCGGACGTCGAGGCGGGCAAGCGCTTCTACGGTGAGCTCTTCGGGTGGACCTTCGCCGACAGCGCGGGCGCCGAGTACGGGTACTACACCCAGGCATACAGCCGCGGCCGCAACGTCGCCGCCCTCGCCCCGAAGCCCGACGGCCGCATGCCCACCGTCTGGGGCGTCTACCTCTACACCGCCGACGCCTACGCCTGCGCCGCCCGCATCCGCGCCGCCGGCGGCCAGATGGTGATGGACCCGCAGCCCGTCGGCCCCTACGGCATCGCCGCCATGGCCGCCGACCCCGGCGGGGCCGTGTTCGGCCTGTGGCAGCCCGGCACCCACCACGGCTTCGACGCCCAGAACGAGCCGTACACGTACTGCTGGGCCGAGGTCTACACCCGGGCCCGTGACGCCGTGGACGTCTTCTACGCCAACGTCTTCGGCTACGTACCGCAGGACCAGGACGACGACGCGAGCGGCGTCGAGTTCCGCGTCTGGTCCCCGCCCGGCAGCGCACCCGGCCCCGACACGGCAGTCTTGGGCCGCAGCCTGATCACCGACGCCTTCCCGGAGATCATGCCCGCCCACTTCCTCGTCTACTTCGCCGTGCCCGACTGCGACCAGAGCGTGGCCACCGTCCAGCGGCTCGGCGGACGCGTCACGGCCGACCCGTTCGACACGCCGTACGGCCGGATCGCGGTCGTCGCCGACAACCAGGGAGCCGTGTTCGCACTGCTCTCCGAGCCCCGCGTGAAGAGCGGCACGTGA